Proteins from a single region of Mucilaginibacter daejeonensis:
- a CDS encoding DUF1573 domain-containing protein: MKSTHISSLIGVTIGVAIFFCYHYYQSLGRTRIIEFKPTVNNNNINLGQYDIRAPKHAIFEVVNNGDQDIIIDKVIPDCDCYSVTVNKDRLSPNDTLIVDTKYDAYPGPFLKKIHLHFKGHATPIVLFFKGKVLREGL, translated from the coding sequence ATGAAAAGCACACACATCTCATCACTAATCGGTGTAACTATAGGCGTAGCCATTTTTTTCTGCTATCACTATTACCAATCACTTGGTCGAACCAGAATCATAGAGTTCAAGCCAACCGTTAATAATAATAATATAAATCTTGGCCAATATGATATCCGCGCTCCCAAGCATGCAATCTTTGAAGTCGTCAATAATGGGGACCAAGACATTATAATAGATAAGGTAATTCCAGATTGCGATTGCTATTCAGTTACAGTAAATAAAGACCGGTTGTCGCCTAACGACACCCTTATTGTTGACACGAAGTATGATGCCTATCCTGGTCCATTTTTGAAGAAAATACATCTTCATTTTAAAGGTCACGCTACACCTATAGTG
- a CDS encoding LytR/AlgR family response regulator transcription factor, protein MAHQKLMISQQDNIFLIEPSKIIFIQSDSCYTKIYLKGGQKILACKPLSKLERELQPDIFIRVNQSFLINRYLIERIDKKRKSIELNENHSVSYTVALKALLKMIEA, encoded by the coding sequence ATGGCTCATCAAAAATTAATGATATCTCAACAAGACAATATATTTCTAATAGAACCAAGCAAAATTATTTTTATTCAATCAGACAGCTGTTACACCAAGATATATTTAAAAGGAGGGCAAAAAATTCTTGCTTGTAAGCCACTTTCAAAGCTTGAGCGGGAACTTCAACCTGATATATTTATTCGTGTCAATCAATCTTTTTTAATTAATAGATATTTGATTGAACGTATTGATAAAAAAAGAAAGTCCATTGAATTAAATGAGAATCATAGTGTTAGCTACACAGTAGCGTTAAAAGCTTTATTGAAAATGATAGAGGCATGA
- a CDS encoding 6-bladed beta-propeller: MKKSTGVKTLICCLILLSSLGNVVAQEINKIRVDPNQAYGGAVSEYFTTVEYIPLESNKQSTFGYITRLIVTDSSFVVYDSDTYSVYFFSLSGRFIRKVKGKAEGLGQNIDYDKKAGYIDFSRVQRSTNKLEHSYFSKTGEELSKNFIPHAENDFADMLPLGDNFYASANGCFISNIDKTKSTIINRLEIYNNGKLYKTLLPINQQENEAICAIHGFLRLPEKSENNSFYISTPLDYFVYKINKDSAKLVFQFVFPADRIFSNDILKSHDKKLIREIAEKNILNPDPLKIMNVSNIFCRGENIFFKINPKRYVSSQGSAIQYQYNFIYNKISGRLISLERLIGDESNFYLPIFNDRVKVDGLEQFDDGFYYSNISSYNMFAAASATKLKKPQYPDILQNFFKTGNRRSNPVIVRMKLKE, translated from the coding sequence ATGAAAAAAAGCACAGGTGTTAAAACCTTAATTTGTTGTTTGATTCTCTTGTCTTCTTTAGGTAATGTAGTCGCCCAAGAAATAAATAAAATCCGTGTGGATCCTAATCAAGCTTACGGAGGAGCCGTGTCAGAATATTTTACTACTGTGGAGTATATCCCTTTAGAGTCCAATAAACAAAGCACATTTGGATATATCACAAGACTGATTGTTACTGATAGTAGTTTTGTCGTCTATGATTCGGATACCTATAGCGTATACTTTTTTTCCTTATCAGGAAGATTTATAAGAAAGGTAAAAGGAAAAGCAGAAGGGTTAGGTCAAAATATAGATTATGATAAAAAAGCAGGTTATATAGATTTTTCGCGTGTACAAAGGTCTACCAACAAGTTAGAGCACAGTTATTTCAGCAAGACAGGTGAGGAGTTGAGCAAAAACTTTATTCCTCATGCTGAGAATGATTTTGCTGATATGCTACCTTTGGGCGACAACTTCTATGCATCAGCGAATGGATGCTTCATCTCTAATATAGACAAAACTAAGAGTACAATAATCAACAGGTTAGAGATATACAACAATGGAAAGTTATACAAAACCCTATTGCCAATCAATCAACAAGAAAATGAAGCAATCTGTGCTATTCACGGATTTCTTAGATTGCCAGAAAAGTCTGAGAATAATTCGTTCTATATCTCCACTCCTTTAGACTATTTTGTATATAAAATTAACAAAGATAGTGCAAAACTGGTGTTTCAATTCGTTTTCCCAGCAGATAGGATTTTTTCAAACGATATTTTAAAATCACATGATAAAAAACTTATCCGGGAAATTGCAGAAAAGAATATTTTGAACCCAGACCCTTTGAAAATTATGAATGTTTCAAATATATTTTGCAGAGGAGAAAATATTTTTTTTAAGATAAACCCTAAACGGTATGTCTCAAGCCAAGGTTCAGCTATTCAATATCAGTACAATTTTATCTATAACAAGATTTCCGGGAGGTTGATTTCCTTAGAACGCCTAATCGGTGACGAATCCAATTTTTACCTGCCAATTTTCAATGATAGGGTCAAGGTGGACGGCCTAGAGCAGTTTGATGATGGATTTTATTACTCCAATATTTCCTCATACAACATGTTCGCGGCTGCATCAGCCACCAAGCTTAAAAAGCCACAATATCCCGACATCCTACAAAATTTCTTTAAAACTGGAAATAGGCGTAGCAATCCGGTTATCGTTCGAATGAAACTGAAAGAATAA
- a CDS encoding 6-bladed beta-propeller, translated as MKYCPLFFIVILIFSCKNKFKDNICKPVVDSSMVQIDLDKNGNSDDKLNRIIEVKEIIPLETKTDFYIADITQCLRLDSLILLLDAKYSRLLIYRQDGRLLREIGRLGDGIGEFENISNFFVDERKRLNLFSSESMKMLMYDIEGKFIGEKKVPFYAQSAIKISPNQYAFYTDYNKSEETGGFNLVFTDSLLKVRSFFSPYPDNPDGPVLSKISGGMFQSNTNSLIYGAFQDSIFEITDDSKVLKLKYVLNIKTNKIPEAIKADPSNSLKSNPSRVISYNQLHGAVFQTNSLLSFIYLEKRIPQQVLYDKIHRILIKNSKSSGFPKCLGKTIGVYSEDFISYIDPDTYKRVILDNPDVELYLKQLSPILYKALINMYTKQTNPTLVIWGPKTIKKNIKS; from the coding sequence ATGAAATATTGTCCTCTATTTTTTATCGTCATTCTAATTTTCTCTTGCAAAAATAAATTTAAAGACAACATCTGCAAACCTGTAGTGGATTCCTCTATGGTTCAAATTGATCTTGACAAAAATGGTAATTCAGACGATAAACTGAACAGAATTATAGAGGTCAAAGAAATTATTCCCTTAGAGACAAAGACTGACTTTTATATAGCTGATATAACTCAATGTTTAAGATTAGACTCACTCATACTCTTGCTAGATGCTAAATATTCAAGACTTTTAATTTACAGACAAGATGGTCGTCTTTTGCGGGAAATTGGACGCTTGGGTGATGGCATTGGTGAGTTCGAAAACATATCTAATTTTTTTGTCGATGAAAGAAAGCGATTGAACTTATTTTCGAGTGAGTCAATGAAAATGCTGATGTATGACATCGAAGGGAAATTTATCGGAGAAAAGAAGGTGCCCTTTTATGCGCAAAGTGCCATCAAGATAAGCCCCAACCAGTATGCATTTTACACTGACTATAATAAGTCTGAAGAAACCGGCGGGTTCAACTTAGTCTTCACGGATAGTTTACTAAAGGTGCGAAGTTTTTTTTCTCCTTATCCAGATAATCCTGATGGACCAGTTTTATCAAAAATATCCGGGGGAATGTTTCAGTCGAACACAAATTCCCTTATCTATGGCGCTTTTCAAGATTCTATTTTTGAAATCACTGATGATAGTAAGGTCTTGAAGCTTAAATACGTTCTCAACATAAAGACCAATAAAATACCCGAAGCGATAAAGGCTGACCCATCAAATTCTCTTAAGTCCAATCCGTCGCGAGTGATAAGTTACAATCAATTACACGGTGCGGTATTTCAGACGAATTCATTACTGAGTTTTATATACTTGGAAAAAAGAATCCCTCAGCAAGTATTATACGATAAAATCCATCGAATCCTCATAAAAAACTCAAAATCAAGTGGCTTCCCAAAGTGCCTTGGCAAAACCATTGGAGTTTATTCTGAAGATTTTATATCATATATAGACCCCGATACGTACAAACGCGTTATATTGGATAATCCCGATGTCGAATTGTACCTAAAGCAATTAAGCCCCATCTTATATAAAGCGCTAATAAACATGTATACAAAACAAACAAATCCGACTTTAGTGATTTGGGGACCGAAAACCATAAAAAAAAATATCAAATCCTAG